In one window of Agrobacterium larrymoorei DNA:
- the ilvA gene encoding threonine ammonia-lyase, with the protein MDKLLVEAARREVRELFPETPLQLNEHLSRRYGAEIWLKREDLTPVRSYKIRGAFNFLRKAVAHAGKGKIFVCASAGNHAQGFAFACRHFGVQGVVFMPVTTPQQKIEKTRIFGGEFIKIRLVGDIFDQCYAAARQHVEDTDGYMVSPFDHEDIIEGQATVAAEIVDQLPDDVAPDMVIMPVGGGGLSSGVTGFLAGKVKSENFVFCEPTGAPSLKRSLEQGKPVTLNNVDNFVDGAAVARIGDLNFEALKQYSSEQVQLIPENAICVTMIEMLNLEGVVLEPAGALSIAALEQLGREKLEGKRVICVVSGGNFDFERLPDVKERAMRYTGVKKYFILRLPQRPGALRDFLNLLGPDDDVARFEYLKKSARNFGSILIGIETTSRENFTGLFERFEAAGLGYEDITENEILANLII; encoded by the coding sequence GTGGATAAACTGCTTGTAGAAGCCGCACGGCGGGAAGTTCGGGAACTGTTTCCCGAAACGCCGTTGCAGTTGAATGAACATCTGAGCCGTCGCTATGGAGCAGAGATTTGGCTGAAGCGCGAAGACCTCACGCCTGTTCGTTCCTACAAGATTAGAGGCGCATTCAATTTTCTCCGCAAAGCCGTTGCCCATGCGGGCAAGGGCAAGATTTTCGTCTGCGCTTCCGCTGGCAACCACGCTCAGGGCTTTGCCTTCGCCTGCCGCCACTTCGGCGTTCAGGGCGTGGTCTTCATGCCTGTGACGACCCCGCAACAGAAGATCGAAAAGACCCGCATCTTCGGCGGAGAGTTCATAAAGATCAGGCTGGTCGGCGATATTTTCGACCAATGCTACGCCGCTGCCCGCCAGCATGTCGAAGATACGGATGGCTACATGGTCTCACCGTTCGACCATGAGGACATCATCGAAGGGCAGGCAACCGTTGCTGCCGAGATCGTGGATCAGCTACCAGACGACGTCGCACCGGATATGGTCATCATGCCCGTTGGCGGCGGTGGCTTGTCTTCCGGCGTGACCGGTTTCCTCGCTGGAAAAGTAAAGAGCGAGAATTTCGTGTTCTGCGAGCCGACCGGTGCGCCGAGCCTCAAGCGAAGCTTGGAACAGGGCAAGCCCGTAACTCTCAACAACGTGGATAATTTCGTGGATGGTGCCGCAGTCGCGCGCATCGGCGATCTTAATTTCGAAGCGCTCAAGCAATATTCCTCCGAACAGGTTCAGCTCATCCCGGAAAACGCGATTTGCGTAACCATGATCGAGATGCTGAATCTGGAAGGCGTCGTGCTGGAGCCCGCCGGTGCGCTTTCGATTGCGGCGCTTGAGCAGCTCGGTCGCGAAAAGCTGGAAGGCAAGCGCGTCATCTGCGTCGTTTCCGGTGGCAATTTCGATTTCGAGCGCCTGCCGGACGTGAAGGAACGCGCCATGCGTTACACCGGCGTCAAGAAGTACTTCATTTTGCGCCTGCCGCAGCGCCCCGGCGCGCTGCGCGATTTCCTGAACCTGCTCGGCCCGGATGACGATGTCGCCCGCTTCGAATATCTCAAGAAGTCCGCCCGCAACTTCGGCTCGATCCTGATCGGTATCGAAACCACGTCTCGCGAGAATTTTACCGGCCTGTTCGAACGTTTCGAAGCGGCGGGGCTTGGTTATGAGGATATAACCGAGAATGAAATCCTTGCGAACCTGATCATCTGA
- a CDS encoding TrkH family potassium uptake protein, which produces MNANLLRAVIYITSIFGLYMATSMFVPAMTDLYYGNNDWIVFAASGFMCGGLALACAFATRGPMPTFNKRFGFLLVNLLWVVFSLIGAVPLYLSELGLSFGQALFESVSAITTTGSTAISGLDHAPQGLLMWRSLLCWLGGIGIVALGLFILPLLRVGGMTFFRMESSDTASDRPFARLASFTRAFVGIYVVMTIACTIAFDFAGMTHFDALNHAMSAVATGGFSTHDASFAFFGDNIALLWIATFFLILGSLPFSVMILLAVRRRMDILYDPQIRVFIGYLCAISLAVGIYHHLTNGVPLHIALSHSFFNMTSILSTGGFASDDYALWGPFVVVVAFFATFMGGCSGSTAGGIKAYRFVIVYNVVKTGLKKLIYPDAVYSVRYGVQVVDAETIRNVFLFLSCFIALWIGGSLAMSAMGYDFLTATSAVATSLANVGPGIGPIIGPAGNFSTISDPALYLLSLMMLLGRLEILTVLVLLMPLFWKS; this is translated from the coding sequence TTGAACGCCAACCTCCTGCGCGCAGTCATCTACATCACCTCGATCTTCGGGCTCTACATGGCAACGTCCATGTTCGTGCCCGCGATGACGGATCTTTATTACGGCAATAATGACTGGATCGTCTTTGCGGCCTCCGGCTTCATGTGCGGAGGGCTGGCGCTGGCCTGCGCATTTGCCACGCGCGGCCCGATGCCGACTTTCAACAAGCGCTTCGGCTTCCTGCTGGTCAACCTTCTGTGGGTGGTCTTTTCGCTGATAGGCGCGGTGCCGCTCTACCTTTCGGAACTGGGCTTGAGTTTCGGTCAGGCGCTGTTCGAATCCGTTTCTGCCATCACCACCACCGGGTCCACCGCCATTTCAGGTCTGGACCATGCGCCGCAGGGTCTATTGATGTGGCGGTCGCTGCTTTGCTGGCTTGGCGGTATCGGTATCGTCGCGCTCGGCCTCTTCATCCTGCCTCTGCTGCGCGTTGGTGGCATGACCTTTTTCCGCATGGAATCATCGGATACGGCGAGCGACCGGCCGTTTGCGCGGCTTGCCAGCTTCACCCGCGCCTTTGTCGGCATCTATGTGGTGATGACGATTGCCTGCACCATCGCCTTCGATTTTGCCGGTATGACGCATTTCGATGCCTTGAACCATGCCATGTCCGCCGTCGCCACCGGAGGCTTTTCCACGCATGACGCATCCTTCGCGTTCTTCGGTGATAATATCGCGCTGCTCTGGATCGCGACTTTCTTCCTCATCCTCGGCAGCCTGCCTTTTTCGGTGATGATCCTGCTCGCCGTGCGCCGCCGGATGGATATTCTCTATGATCCGCAAATCCGGGTCTTCATCGGATATCTCTGCGCCATCTCGCTCGCCGTCGGCATTTATCACCACCTGACCAACGGCGTGCCGCTTCACATCGCGCTCAGCCATTCCTTCTTCAACATGACGTCGATCCTTTCGACGGGCGGTTTCGCCAGCGACGATTACGCGCTGTGGGGGCCATTCGTGGTGGTCGTCGCCTTCTTCGCCACCTTCATGGGCGGCTGCTCCGGCTCCACCGCGGGCGGCATCAAGGCCTATCGCTTCGTCATCGTCTATAATGTCGTGAAAACCGGCCTGAAGAAGCTGATCTACCCGGATGCCGTCTATTCGGTGCGCTACGGCGTTCAGGTCGTGGATGCCGAAACGATCCGCAACGTCTTCCTTTTCCTGAGCTGCTTCATTGCGCTGTGGATCGGCGGCAGCCTAGCAATGAGCGCCATGGGCTACGACTTCCTGACCGCAACCTCTGCAGTCGCCACCTCGCTCGCCAATGTCGGCCCCGGCATCGGCCCCATCATCGGCCCCGCAGGCAACTTCTCCACCATCAGCGACCCGGCGCTCTACCTGCTTTCACTGATGATGCTGCTTGGACGTCTGGAGATTTTGACGGTGCTGGTGTTGCTGATGCCGTTGTTTTGGAAGAGTTGA
- a CDS encoding thermonuclease family protein produces MSKRKPTSRRSSSKKSGGGVWSWLLLFGVAVGGIQVYEHRDTLLPKMKNVVASSNAIQPSKPATREVASEKPSQNRAKPTQTIALPASGAPIPPRSIAMAGSPSAANQMAAAALPSPKPQVENVSLGAKPGTFAFCGRSGLNNCVADGNTFWMKGVKMKLAGIDVPQTDQARCMEERARGFTAKVRLRDMLNSGGFQIASASGAGQGGEIKTISRSGVSFADQLVREGLARPAGSANRSWCG; encoded by the coding sequence GTGAGCAAAAGAAAACCGACAAGCCGCCGTTCGTCCTCGAAGAAAAGCGGGGGAGGCGTTTGGTCTTGGCTTCTGCTGTTCGGCGTGGCCGTTGGCGGCATTCAGGTCTATGAGCATCGCGATACGCTTCTGCCGAAGATGAAAAACGTCGTGGCCTCATCCAACGCGATCCAGCCTTCGAAACCAGCAACGCGCGAAGTCGCCTCGGAAAAACCGAGCCAGAACAGAGCAAAGCCAACCCAGACCATTGCCTTGCCCGCATCCGGCGCGCCGATCCCGCCGCGCTCCATCGCCATGGCAGGCTCGCCAAGTGCTGCAAACCAGATGGCGGCAGCCGCGCTGCCTTCGCCGAAGCCGCAGGTGGAAAATGTTTCCCTCGGCGCAAAGCCCGGCACCTTCGCCTTTTGCGGTCGCTCAGGCCTGAACAACTGCGTCGCAGACGGCAATACTTTCTGGATGAAGGGCGTGAAGATGAAGCTTGCCGGTATCGATGTGCCACAAACGGATCAGGCCCGCTGCATGGAAGAACGCGCCCGCGGTTTCACCGCCAAGGTTCGCCTGCGCGACATGCTGAACTCCGGCGGCTTCCAGATCGCTTCTGCCAGTGGCGCGGGGCAGGGCGGAGAAATCAAAACCATCTCCCGCTCCGGCGTCTCCTTCGCCGACCAACTCGTCCGCGAAGGCCTGGCCCGCCCCGCAGGCTCCGCCAACCGCTCATGGTGTGGTTAA
- a CDS encoding MerR family transcriptional regulator, whose product MDKSPDAFRTISEVADDLDLPQHVLRFWETRFPQIKPMKRGGGRRYYRPDDVDLLKGIRHLLYDHGYTIKGVQKLLKTNGNRFVAAIASGDMATMEAIMASSGEKQTGEPRVVEDDEVIGRPKAKPSGRFFGFGGSSDDTPEISIGKSSISKDDRALLQEALFDLLECKRLLDQVR is encoded by the coding sequence GTGGATAAAAGCCCGGACGCCTTTAGAACGATCAGCGAAGTTGCGGATGATCTCGATCTGCCGCAGCATGTGCTGCGTTTCTGGGAAACCCGTTTTCCGCAGATAAAGCCGATGAAACGCGGCGGCGGGCGGCGCTATTATCGCCCGGACGATGTGGATCTGCTGAAGGGCATCCGTCATCTGCTTTATGATCATGGCTATACCATCAAGGGCGTGCAGAAGCTGTTGAAGACCAACGGCAACCGCTTCGTCGCCGCCATTGCCTCTGGCGACATGGCCACCATGGAGGCCATCATGGCCTCAAGCGGCGAAAAGCAGACCGGCGAACCGCGCGTGGTGGAAGACGACGAAGTCATCGGCCGCCCCAAAGCCAAACCCAGCGGCCGCTTCTTCGGCTTCGGCGGCTCCTCCGACGACACCCCCGAAATCTCCATCGGCAAATCCAGCATCAGCAAGGACGACCGCGCACTTTTGCAGGAGGCGCTGTTCGACCTTCTGGAATGCAAACGTTTGCTGGATCAGGTGCGGTAA
- a CDS encoding integration host factor subunit alpha yields the protein MAGKTVTRADLAESVFRKVGLSRTESAELVETVIDEICNAITRGEVVKLSSFATFQIREKNERIGRNPKTGEEVPISPRRVMTFKASNVLKQRILKAHSSRKAKQKAQKPGN from the coding sequence ATGGCCGGAAAAACAGTGACACGTGCGGATCTAGCCGAGTCTGTGTTTCGCAAGGTGGGTTTATCTCGGACTGAATCTGCTGAACTGGTCGAAACCGTTATCGACGAAATCTGCAACGCGATCACGCGCGGCGAGGTTGTGAAGCTTTCTTCCTTCGCCACCTTCCAGATTCGCGAAAAGAACGAGCGCATTGGCCGCAACCCGAAAACGGGTGAGGAAGTGCCGATCTCTCCCCGCCGGGTGATGACGTTCAAGGCCTCCAATGTGTTGAAGCAGCGCATTTTGAAGGCTCACTCCTCCCGCAAGGCAAAGCAGAAGGCCCAGAAGCCGGGCAACTGA
- a CDS encoding beta-ketoacyl-ACP synthase III has product MIRSIVRGFGAALPKRVMTNQDIEGVVETSDEWIVQRTGIKQRYIAGEGETTSSLGEAAARAALENAGIQPEDIDLIIVATSTPDNTFPATAVNIQNRLGITGGFAFDVQAVCSGFVYAMATADLYIRGGMAKRVLVIGAETFSRILDWTDRTTCVLFGDGAGALVLEAGEGEGSTSDRGVLTSNLRSDGSHKDKLYVDGGPSTTGTVGHLRMEGREVFKHAVGMITDVIEAAFEATGTTADDLDWLVPHQANRRIIDGSAKKLGIPTEKVVITVDQHGNTSAASIPLALAVAASDGRIKQGDLVMLEAMGGGFTWGAVLLRW; this is encoded by the coding sequence ATGATCCGCTCAATTGTACGTGGCTTCGGAGCGGCGCTCCCGAAGCGGGTTATGACGAACCAGGATATCGAAGGCGTTGTCGAAACGTCCGACGAATGGATCGTCCAGCGCACCGGCATCAAGCAGCGTTACATTGCAGGCGAGGGTGAGACGACCTCTTCGCTGGGCGAGGCGGCAGCGCGCGCGGCATTGGAAAATGCTGGCATCCAGCCGGAAGACATCGATCTCATCATCGTGGCTACTTCTACGCCCGACAACACTTTCCCGGCAACGGCGGTCAATATCCAGAACCGTCTCGGCATAACCGGCGGCTTCGCTTTTGACGTTCAGGCCGTCTGTTCCGGCTTCGTCTATGCCATGGCAACCGCCGATCTTTACATTCGCGGCGGCATGGCAAAGCGCGTTCTCGTCATCGGTGCGGAAACCTTCTCCCGCATTCTCGACTGGACCGACCGCACCACCTGCGTTCTCTTCGGCGATGGCGCAGGCGCGCTGGTGCTGGAAGCGGGCGAGGGCGAAGGCTCGACCTCGGATCGCGGCGTTCTCACCTCCAATTTGCGTTCGGATGGTTCTCACAAAGACAAGCTCTATGTGGACGGCGGACCGTCGACCACCGGCACAGTCGGCCATCTGCGTATGGAAGGCCGCGAAGTCTTCAAACATGCAGTGGGCATGATTACGGACGTGATCGAAGCCGCATTCGAAGCAACCGGCACCACGGCGGACGATCTGGACTGGCTCGTTCCACACCAGGCAAACCGCCGCATCATCGATGGTTCGGCCAAGAAACTCGGCATCCCGACGGAGAAGGTCGTGATCACGGTGGATCAGCATGGCAATACGTCGGCTGCCTCCATTCCGCTGGCGCTTGCCGTTGCGGCATCCGATGGCCGCATCAAGCAGGGCGATCTTGTCATGCTGGAGGCCATGGGCGGCGGCTTTACATGGGGTGCAGTGCTGCTTCGTTGGTAA
- the plsX gene encoding phosphate acyltransferase PlsX produces the protein MIRIAIDVMGGDHGPDVVIPGVAKALERHNDVTFLLYGQKSKCDPILAQYPALVAKSEFFDCEVSVGMDEKPSQALRRGRYVSSMWRAIEAVKLGEADVTVSAGNTGALMAMAKFCLRTMARIERPAIAGIWPTLKGESIVLDIGATIGADSQQLLDFALMGGAMARALFDIDRPTVGLLNVGVEEIKGQEEVREAGRLIREANLATIDYRGFVEGNDIGKGTVDVVVTEGFTGNIALKAAEGTARQISTLLREAISRSFWAKIGYLLAKSAFDVLREKMDPSKVNGGVFLGLNGIVIKSHGGTDALGFASAIDVGYDMVHNGLTAKIENDLKAYHARRLPPPAPEALVVDEE, from the coding sequence GTGATCAGAATAGCAATTGACGTCATGGGCGGAGATCATGGCCCGGACGTTGTCATCCCCGGCGTTGCAAAAGCGCTTGAGCGGCATAACGACGTGACATTCCTGCTCTATGGGCAGAAGAGCAAGTGCGATCCTATTCTGGCGCAATATCCCGCGCTTGTTGCGAAATCGGAATTCTTCGATTGCGAAGTCTCGGTCGGCATGGATGAAAAGCCCAGCCAGGCGCTGCGTCGCGGCCGTTATGTGTCCAGCATGTGGCGCGCCATCGAGGCCGTGAAGCTGGGCGAGGCGGATGTGACGGTTTCTGCCGGAAACACCGGCGCGCTGATGGCCATGGCCAAGTTCTGTCTGCGCACCATGGCGCGCATCGAACGCCCGGCAATTGCTGGCATCTGGCCCACGCTGAAAGGCGAAAGCATCGTTCTCGATATCGGCGCGACCATCGGCGCGGATTCGCAGCAGCTTCTGGATTTCGCCCTGATGGGCGGCGCCATGGCGCGCGCGCTGTTCGATATCGACCGCCCGACCGTAGGCCTTCTCAATGTCGGCGTCGAAGAGATCAAGGGCCAGGAAGAGGTGCGCGAAGCGGGCCGCCTTATCCGCGAGGCCAATCTGGCGACTATCGATTACCGCGGTTTCGTGGAAGGCAACGATATCGGCAAGGGCACGGTCGATGTCGTCGTCACCGAAGGCTTCACCGGCAATATCGCGCTAAAAGCCGCCGAAGGCACCGCAAGACAGATATCGACCCTGCTGCGCGAGGCGATTTCCCGCAGCTTCTGGGCCAAGATCGGCTATCTTCTGGCCAAGAGCGCATTCGATGTGCTGCGTGAGAAGATGGACCCCAGCAAGGTCAATGGTGGCGTGTTCCTTGGCCTGAACGGCATCGTCATCAAGAGCCACGGCGGCACGGACGCACTCGGTTTCGCCTCGGCCATCGATGTCGGCTATGACATGGTGCATAATGGCCTGACCGCGAAGATCGAGAATGATTTAAAAGCTTACCACGCAAGACGACTTCCGCCCCCGGCGCCTGAAGCTCTCGTGGTCGATGAGGAATAA
- a CDS encoding YceD family protein, giving the protein MKSPHAANDDAPFSYPVKVGHISANPVRIGLTASPEELQALAKFWDVVSVEYLKSELQVTRWKKDGIRIKGQVEARVTQSCVVTLEPVSSDINEKVEQIFVPEGSKLARMVTNDEGEIVLDPDGPDIPDQFVGDTIDVGIVVAEFAALAIDPYPRKPDVDFDGYGEKTPFEDKKPSPFAVLKDWKKD; this is encoded by the coding sequence ATGAAATCGCCCCATGCGGCAAATGATGACGCGCCTTTCTCCTATCCCGTGAAGGTAGGCCATATTTCTGCCAATCCCGTCAGGATTGGTCTCACGGCAAGCCCGGAAGAGCTTCAGGCGCTTGCGAAGTTCTGGGATGTCGTCTCTGTCGAATATCTCAAGAGCGAATTGCAGGTTACGCGCTGGAAGAAGGACGGCATCAGAATCAAGGGTCAGGTCGAGGCCCGCGTCACGCAGTCATGCGTAGTGACGCTGGAGCCCGTTTCCAGTGATATCAATGAAAAAGTGGAGCAGATTTTCGTGCCCGAAGGGTCGAAGCTCGCGCGCATGGTCACCAATGACGAAGGCGAGATCGTGCTCGATCCGGACGGACCGGATATTCCGGACCAGTTCGTGGGAGACACTATCGATGTTGGCATCGTGGTGGCGGAGTTTGCGGCTCTGGCAATCGATCCCTATCCGCGCAAGCCGGATGTGGATTTCGATGGATATGGCGAAAAAACGCCCTTCGAAGATAAGAAGCCATCGCCCTTTGCGGTATTGAAGGATTGGAAAAAAGACTGA
- a CDS encoding ubiquinol-cytochrome C chaperone family protein, protein MVFGLFKKKNNNRAIVDRQYNTLTAAARQPGFYLHMGVPDTVMGRFEMLAVVMILYFRRTKSSATSGQEIAQEIVDAFFQDLDHSMRELGIGDQGVPKRMKKFAGMFYGRLESYAGAMDGADEDALAAALRRNIYPQADETAPDMRALAKWMMVASEALSAQPEDAVATGSATLPSPDL, encoded by the coding sequence ATGGTGTTCGGCCTTTTCAAGAAGAAAAACAACAATCGCGCCATCGTTGATCGGCAATATAATACGTTGACTGCTGCGGCCAGGCAGCCCGGTTTCTACCTCCACATGGGCGTGCCCGATACGGTGATGGGCCGGTTCGAGATGCTGGCCGTGGTGATGATTCTCTATTTCCGCCGCACCAAAAGCTCCGCCACCAGCGGGCAGGAGATTGCGCAGGAAATCGTGGATGCCTTCTTTCAGGATCTCGATCATTCCATGCGCGAACTCGGCATCGGCGATCAGGGCGTGCCCAAGCGCATGAAGAAATTTGCGGGCATGTTTTACGGGCGGCTGGAATCTTATGCAGGGGCAATGGACGGTGCGGACGAGGATGCCCTTGCGGCGGCACTCCGTCGCAATATATATCCGCAGGCAGATGAGACCGCGCCGGATATGCGCGCTCTCGCGAAATGGATGATGGTGGCGTCCGAAGCATTGTCCGCGCAGCCCGAAGATGCTGTCGCGACGGGAAGTGCCACGCTGCCTTCGCCGGATTTATGA
- a CDS encoding outer membrane protein assembly factor BamE — MIAVGETQVSKQKSAGKTKFLSKTAIAVFVASSLLTACSSTTDVFHNGYVLDEQSLQLIPVGSSREQVLLTMGTPSTTATFGNEVFYYISQKRVRKAAFMKPQLVEQNILAIYFDKNGVVSQKANYTLQDGKVFDTISRTTPTGGKDLTFLQQLLSGGPAGAGIAKSILGGSGDNNF; from the coding sequence ATGATCGCAGTCGGGGAAACGCAGGTGAGCAAGCAGAAATCGGCGGGAAAAACCAAGTTTCTGAGCAAAACCGCAATCGCCGTCTTTGTCGCGTCGAGCCTGCTGACAGCCTGCTCCAGCACGACGGATGTTTTCCACAACGGCTATGTTCTGGATGAGCAGTCGCTGCAGCTGATCCCGGTCGGCTCCAGCCGCGAACAGGTTCTGCTGACCATGGGCACGCCCTCCACCACGGCGACCTTCGGCAACGAAGTCTTCTACTACATTTCCCAGAAGCGCGTGCGCAAAGCCGCCTTCATGAAGCCGCAACTGGTGGAGCAGAACATTCTGGCGATTTATTTCGACAAGAATGGCGTCGTCTCGCAAAAGGCGAATTACACGCTTCAGGACGGCAAGGTCTTCGATACGATCTCGCGCACGACCCCGACAGGCGGCAAGGACCTCACCTTCCTCCAGCAGCTGCTTTCCGGCGGCCCTGCGGGCGCAGGCATCGCCAAGAGCATTCTGGGCGGCAGCGGCGACAACAATTTCTGA